A segment of the Candidatus Andeanibacterium colombiense genome:
ATGCCCAGCAGATGCGGATCGAAGCTGCGGCCCGCGATCACGATGTCGGCCTGGGTCTGGATGAACCAGAACAATTGCCCCAGCGCGACGATCCCGCCGTAATGGGCAAGGTCCCACGCGCCCTTGAACGAGAAGCTCGGGCGGATGAAGGTCCGCGCGGCGATCGTCATGCCGAGCGCGCGGCTGGCGAATCCGGTCAGCGGCGCGAGCACCAGCGTCCACACGCCAAGCCCCGCGAGCGCGCCGCCGAGCGCGGCGAAAGCCGAGAGCAGGCCCGAAACCAGATTGACCTGTGCCTGCTTGCGGAAATCCATCTCGCGCGAAAGCACCGCATAGCCGAGCGCGAGGAACGGGTTGGTCAGATAGATCACCGCTTGCACGCGCAGCAACTCGGCCACGCGCGGTTGCCCGTAATAGGACGCAACCAGCGGCGCGGCGGCGATCTGGAGGATGGCCAGCGCGACATTGAGCACGATCAGCATGCCGAACAGCTGGCGCAGCATATGGTCGCTGGTCTCGCGTTTCTGGATCAGCGCGTTCGACAGACCGTAGCCGTTCATCAGGCTGAGCAGCACCAGCACCACGGAAGTCATTGCATACAGGCCGTAATCGGACGGCGAGAGGATTCGAATCACGAGGAAGGTGGAGCCCCAGGTGATCAACTGGCCCGCGATCTGCGAGCCGGAACGCCACAGCACCGCGCTGCGCACCTGGTTGCGCAGTGAATCTGCGGGCGGATTTGCGGCGTGAGAGGCGGTTTCCATAGGCAAAGCGTATGTCACCGAGGCGTTTACCATGGGGTAAAGAACCCCGCCAACAAACGAGAATGGCGGAATTCCGCCGTTTCACCGCTATCGAGGAACGATCTGCGG
Coding sequences within it:
- a CDS encoding lipopolysaccharide biosynthesis protein, which gives rise to METASHAANPPADSLRNQVRSAVLWRSGSQIAGQLITWGSTFLVIRILSPSDYGLYAMTSVVLVLLSLMNGYGLSNALIQKRETSDHMLRQLFGMLIVLNVALAILQIAAAPLVASYYGQPRVAELLRVQAVIYLTNPFLALGYAVLSREMDFRKQAQVNLVSGLLSAFAALGGALAGLGVWTLVLAPLTGFASRALGMTIAARTFIRPSFSFKGAWDLAHYGGIVALGQLFWFIQTQADIVIAGRSFDPHLLGIYTTSLFLTQLFVNKFVPPINEVAFSAYARVKDDSAAMAQGFLKAVRVLMLIGMPFCLGFAASAGPLVAVALGPKWAQVAPVIAVLGFAMPLMMLQVLYGPATNAAGRPGIYTRTSIAGAVLLPLAFLIGVRWGVTGLAISWIAGYFPLVVISTHWVLPVLGIRPRDFLRALSAPLIAGVAMFVGVRLADGALPAMSAPARLAVLVAVGGLIYGGGLLAFSRERVVEVLSLIRRKG